Proteins found in one Miscanthus floridulus cultivar M001 chromosome 4, ASM1932011v1, whole genome shotgun sequence genomic segment:
- the LOC136552943 gene encoding probable lysophospholipase BODYGUARD 4 isoform X1, translating to MRTFPSSGRWSTSTTWPRRAAGAASTALASTVFAVLDVADVILCFVYALLDGVLEDNPVHCYCHRSYDDDDGISEATAAAVDGGDHEEVSDTLYAHGRRSAVRDALLGLLRLVVGRRGAAPPDEPMPPCKWRSPRWSDCACKSCVAWRGAGEGEAGGRLHVVVKEPDRKAAAGGRFADAAAGTRTPDRENAIFVHGFTSSSSFWAETVFRESSFILDDCRLFAVDLLGFGRSPKPANCMYRVRDHVEAIERSLIEPHGLMSGSASFHLVSHSMGCIIALALAAKHPTRVKSITLVAPPYFLPCEQRASQVALNRLAEKKLWPPLLFGSAVMSWYEHIGRTVCFLVCKNHLLWEWLFSLFTGNTDVDFRVRDLTKHTHHSAWHTMHNVICGGARLQDANLEAVVAAGIPVQVVHGADDQVVPVECSRHLKAKLPRAKLSVMDRRDHSTVVLGRERDFAEELKVFWWSAASRSPVHVQDADVQRRY from the exons atgcGAACGTTCCCGAGCTCCGGCCGGTGGTCCACCTCCACCACATGGCCACGGAGGGCCGCCGGCGCGGCGTCCACGGCGCTGGCCAGCACCGTTTTCGCGGTCCTGGACGTCGCAGACGTGATCCTCTGCTTCGTGTACGCCCTCCTCGACGGCGTCCTCGAGGACAACCCCGTGCACTGCTACTGCCACAGGagctacgacgacgacgacggcatcAGCGAGGCAACCGCTGCAGCAGTGGACGGCGGTGACCACGAGGAGGTCTCCGACACGCTGTACGCGCACGGTCGGAGGAGCGCCGTCAGGGACGCGCTGCTGGGGCTCCTGCGACTCGTCGTCGGGAGGAGGGGAGCGGCGCCGCCGGATGAGCCGATGCCCCCCTGCAAGTGGCGCAGCCCCAGGTGGTCTGACTGCGCGTGCAAGTCGTGCGTCGCATGGCGAGGCGCCGGCGAGGGCGAAGCCGGCGGCCGGCTGCACGTCGTCGTCAAAGAGCCGGATCGGAaagccgccgccggcggccggTTTGCAGATGCAGCAGCAGGAACACGCACGCCCGACCGCGAGAACGCCATCTTCGTGCACGGtttcacgtcgtcgtcgtccttctGGGCGGAGACGGTGTTCCGGGAGTCCTCCTTCATCCTCGACGACTGCCGGCTGTTCGCGGTGGATCTCCTCGGCTTCGGCCGGAGCCCCAAGCCTGCGAACTGCATGTACAGAGTGAGAGACCACGTGGAGGCGATCGAGAGGAGCCTCATCGAGCCGCATGGCCTGATGAGCGGCAGCGCCTCCTTCCACCTGGTCAGCCACTCCATGGGCTGCATCATCGCCCTCGCCTTGGCTGCCAAGCACCCGACCCGCGTGAAATCCATCACGCTGGTTGCACCG CCGTACTTCCTGCCGTGCGAGCAGAGGGCGAGCCAGGTGGCGCTCAACAGGCTGGCCGAGAAGAAGCTGTGGCCGCCGCTGCTGTTCGGCTCCGCGGTGATGTCGTGGTACGAGCACATCGGGAGGACCGTCTGCTTCCTCGTCTGCAAGAACCACCTGCTCTGGGAGTGGCTCTTCAGCCTCTTCACGGGAAACAC GGACGTGGATTTCAGGGTGAGGGATCTGACGAAGCACACCCACCACTCGGCGTGGCACACCATGCACAACGTCATCTGCGGCGGGGCGAGGCTGCAGGACGCGAACCTGGAGGCCGTCGTGGCGGCCGGCATCCCGGTGCAGGTGGTCCACGGCGCCGACGACCAGGTGGTTCCGGTCGAGTGCAGCCGCCATCTCAAGGCTAAGCTCCCACGCGCCAAGCTTAGTGTCATGGACAGGCGTGACCACTCGACGGTGGTTCTGGGCAGGGAGAGGGACTTCGCCGAGGAGCTCAAGGTGTTCTGGTGGTCAGCTGCTTCAAGGTCCCCGGTTCACGTCCAGGATGCGGACGTTCAGCGACGATACTGA
- the LOC136552943 gene encoding probable lysophospholipase BODYGUARD 4 isoform X2 yields the protein MRTFPSSGRWSTSTTWPRRAAGAASTALASTVFAVLDVADVILCFVYALLDGVLEDNPVHCYCHRSYDDDDGISEATAAAVDGGDHEEVSDTLYAHGRRSAVRDALLGLLRLVVGRRGAAPPDEPMPPCKWRSPRWSDCACKSCVAWRGAGEGEAGGRLHVVVKEPDRKAAAGGRFADAAAGTRTPDRENAIFVHGFTSSSSFWAETVFRESSFILDDCRLFAVDLLGFGRSPKPANCMYRVRDHVEAIERSLIEPHGLMSGSASFHLVSHSMGCIIALALAAKHPTRVKSITLVAPPYFLPCEQRASQVALNRLAEKKLWPPLLFGSAVMSWYEHIGRTVCFLVCKNHLLWEWLFSLFTGNTVRDLTKHTHHSAWHTMHNVICGGARLQDANLEAVVAAGIPVQVVHGADDQVVPVECSRHLKAKLPRAKLSVMDRRDHSTVVLGRERDFAEELKVFWWSAASRSPVHVQDADVQRRY from the exons atgcGAACGTTCCCGAGCTCCGGCCGGTGGTCCACCTCCACCACATGGCCACGGAGGGCCGCCGGCGCGGCGTCCACGGCGCTGGCCAGCACCGTTTTCGCGGTCCTGGACGTCGCAGACGTGATCCTCTGCTTCGTGTACGCCCTCCTCGACGGCGTCCTCGAGGACAACCCCGTGCACTGCTACTGCCACAGGagctacgacgacgacgacggcatcAGCGAGGCAACCGCTGCAGCAGTGGACGGCGGTGACCACGAGGAGGTCTCCGACACGCTGTACGCGCACGGTCGGAGGAGCGCCGTCAGGGACGCGCTGCTGGGGCTCCTGCGACTCGTCGTCGGGAGGAGGGGAGCGGCGCCGCCGGATGAGCCGATGCCCCCCTGCAAGTGGCGCAGCCCCAGGTGGTCTGACTGCGCGTGCAAGTCGTGCGTCGCATGGCGAGGCGCCGGCGAGGGCGAAGCCGGCGGCCGGCTGCACGTCGTCGTCAAAGAGCCGGATCGGAaagccgccgccggcggccggTTTGCAGATGCAGCAGCAGGAACACGCACGCCCGACCGCGAGAACGCCATCTTCGTGCACGGtttcacgtcgtcgtcgtccttctGGGCGGAGACGGTGTTCCGGGAGTCCTCCTTCATCCTCGACGACTGCCGGCTGTTCGCGGTGGATCTCCTCGGCTTCGGCCGGAGCCCCAAGCCTGCGAACTGCATGTACAGAGTGAGAGACCACGTGGAGGCGATCGAGAGGAGCCTCATCGAGCCGCATGGCCTGATGAGCGGCAGCGCCTCCTTCCACCTGGTCAGCCACTCCATGGGCTGCATCATCGCCCTCGCCTTGGCTGCCAAGCACCCGACCCGCGTGAAATCCATCACGCTGGTTGCACCG CCGTACTTCCTGCCGTGCGAGCAGAGGGCGAGCCAGGTGGCGCTCAACAGGCTGGCCGAGAAGAAGCTGTGGCCGCCGCTGCTGTTCGGCTCCGCGGTGATGTCGTGGTACGAGCACATCGGGAGGACCGTCTGCTTCCTCGTCTGCAAGAACCACCTGCTCTGGGAGTGGCTCTTCAGCCTCTTCACGGGAAACAC GGTGAGGGATCTGACGAAGCACACCCACCACTCGGCGTGGCACACCATGCACAACGTCATCTGCGGCGGGGCGAGGCTGCAGGACGCGAACCTGGAGGCCGTCGTGGCGGCCGGCATCCCGGTGCAGGTGGTCCACGGCGCCGACGACCAGGTGGTTCCGGTCGAGTGCAGCCGCCATCTCAAGGCTAAGCTCCCACGCGCCAAGCTTAGTGTCATGGACAGGCGTGACCACTCGACGGTGGTTCTGGGCAGGGAGAGGGACTTCGCCGAGGAGCTCAAGGTGTTCTGGTGGTCAGCTGCTTCAAGGTCCCCGGTTCACGTCCAGGATGCGGACGTTCAGCGACGATACTGA